A stretch of the Corylus avellana chromosome ca6, CavTom2PMs-1.0 genome encodes the following:
- the LOC132184183 gene encoding 3-isopropylmalate dehydratase small subunit 1-like — MAASLCRSPNPTFTPSITRSSLPTAPRFLKFPNVSPSPAHPIKLRPLTAQSSRSTESFATPRATATPSSSSPSPTAATSFHGLCYVVGDNIDTDQIIPAEYLTLVPSKPAEYEKLGSYALVGLPSSYTTRFVEPNETKTKYSIVIGGYNFGCGSSREHAPVALGAAGVAAVVAESYARIFFRNSVATGEVYPLESEGRICEECKTGDTVTIELAESLLINHTTGKEYKLKPIGDAGPVIEAGGIFAYARATGMIPSN; from the coding sequence ATGGCGGCTTCCCTGTGTCGCTCTCCAAACCCTACATTCACCCCCTCAATCACCAGATCCTCCCTTCCCACTGCCCCTCGCTTTCTCAAATTCCCCAACGTATCCCCATCCCCGGCCCACCCCATCAAGCTCAGACCACTAACGGCTCAATCCTCACGCTCCACCGAGTCCTTCGCCACCCCACGCGCCACCGCCACGCCGTCCTCATCCTCCCCATCCCCCACCGCCGCCACCTCCTTCCACGGCCTCTGTTACGTCGTCGGGGACAACATCGACACCGACCAGATCATCCCCGCCGAGTACCTCACCCTCGTCCCCTCCAAGCCCGCCGAGTACGAGAAGCTCGGCTCCTACGCGCTCGTCGGCCTCCCCTCCTCATACACCACCCGCTTTGTGGAGCCCAACGAGACCAAGACGAAGTACTCCATCGTCATCGGCGGCTACAACTTCGGATGCGGCTCGTCCCGCGAGCACGCGCCGGTGGCGCTGGGCGCGGCGGGGGTCGCGGCGGTGGTGGCGGAGTCCTACGCGCGTATCTTTTTCAGGAACTCAGTGGCCACCGGAGAGGTGTACCCTCTGGAGTCGGAGGGCAGAATCTGCGAGGAGTGTAAGACCGGCGACACAGTTACGATCGAGCTCGCCGAGAGCCTTCTGATCAATCACACCACCGGCAAGGAGTACAAGTTGAAGCCGATCGGGGATGCTGGTCCGGTCATCGAGGCCGGTGGCATTTTCGCTTACGCCCGGGCGACCGGCATGATTCCCTCCAATTAA